From Pseudomonadota bacterium, a single genomic window includes:
- the pip gene encoding prolyl aminopeptidase: MSEQHLYPEIEPFESHMLQVSDVHSLYVEESGNPEGIPVLFIHGGPGGGTDPLYRRFFNPDKYRIILFDQRGCGKSTPFASLEDNTTDHLIDDIEQIRIHLGINRWHLFGGSWGSTLSLAYAQSFPKHVSAMVLRGIFLCREQDIKWFYQEGASHIFPDAFETYSHHIPVEERHDLVYAYYKRLTSDDENVRLEAAKHWTTWEMATSKLLPSKELIEKGVDPKFVLPFARIEAHYFVNDAFLTNNQLIHYIDKVRHIPCTIVHGRYDVVCPISQAYELHKAWPESKLIITPDAGHSAMENGTAKSLVEAADAFSHIEA; the protein is encoded by the coding sequence CCCAGAAATTGAACCCTTTGAATCCCACATGCTACAGGTGAGCGATGTGCACTCACTCTACGTGGAAGAATCAGGTAACCCAGAAGGAATTCCTGTGCTGTTTATTCATGGTGGACCTGGTGGTGGTACAGACCCTCTTTACCGACGTTTCTTTAACCCTGATAAATACCGTATTATTCTGTTTGACCAGCGCGGCTGTGGGAAAAGTACGCCATTTGCTTCTCTTGAAGATAACACCACAGATCACCTGATTGATGATATTGAGCAAATCCGCATTCACCTTGGCATTAACAGATGGCACCTCTTTGGTGGTAGCTGGGGTAGTACACTCAGTCTTGCTTACGCACAATCATTCCCAAAGCACGTAAGCGCTATGGTTCTGCGCGGTATCTTCCTATGCAGAGAACAAGACATTAAGTGGTTCTACCAAGAAGGCGCATCACACATCTTCCCTGATGCGTTTGAAACATACAGCCACCACATTCCAGTAGAAGAGCGCCATGACCTTGTGTACGCCTACTACAAGCGCCTGACAAGCGATGATGAAAACGTACGTCTTGAAGCAGCAAAGCACTGGACCACATGGGAAATGGCCACAAGTAAACTGCTTCCAAGCAAGGAACTGATTGAAAAAGGCGTAGACCCGAAATTTGTTCTGCCATTTGCCCGTATTGAAGCGCACTATTTTGTGAACGATGCCTTCCTCACAAATAATCAACTGATTCACTACATTGATAAAGTACGTCACATCCCATGCACCATTGTGCATGGCCGTTACGACGTGGTTTGCCCAATTTCTCAAGCTTATGAACTCCATAAAGCATGGCCTGAGTCAAAACTAATTATTACACCTGATGCTGGCCACAGCGCTATGGAG